One window from the genome of Nicotiana tomentosiformis chromosome 5, ASM39032v3, whole genome shotgun sequence encodes:
- the LOC104121267 gene encoding metal tolerance protein 11 isoform X1, producing MLEVVPLHGGDQGVGAEEELLLLETNNADRSWRLNFDELRLSSETKEKPPRGLHDCLGVLSQEDNIAEYYQQQVEMLEGFNEMDTLTDRGFVPGMSKEEREKTARNETFAIRISNVANMVLFAAKVYASVKSGSLAIIASTLDSLLDLLSGFILWFTAFSMQTPNPYQYPIGKKRMQPLGILVFASVMATLGLQIILESMRTLISDESDFNLTKEQERWVVGIMVFVTLVKLVLMLYCRSFTNEIVKAYAQDHFFDVITNIIGLIAALLANYITDWIDPVGAMILALYTIRTWSMTVLENVNSLVGKSAAPEYLQKLTYLCWNHHKAVRHIDTVRAYTFGSHYFVEVDIVLPADMPLQEAHDIGESLQEKLELLPEIERAFVHLDYEYSHKPEHAQAYQ from the exons ATGTTAGAAGTAGTACCTCTTCACGGCGGCGATCAAGGCGTCGGCGCCGAAGAGGAGCTTTTATTGCTGGAGACAAACAATGCCGACCGATCATGGAGATTAAACTTCGACGAGTTGCGGTTATCGTCTGAAACCAAAGAGAAGCCTCCACGTGGCCTCCATGATTGCCTTGGGGTTTTAA GTCAAGAAGACAACATTGCTGAGTACTACCAGCAACAGGTAGAAATGCTCGAGGGCTTCAATGAAATGGACACCTTGACTGATCGTGGTTTTGTACCTGGGATGTCAAAG GAAGAGAGGGAAAAAACTGCTAGAAATGAAACATTTGCCATTAGGATATCAAATGTTGCAAACATGGTTCTCTTTGCTGCTAAAGTATATGCATCAGTCAAGAGTGGTTCATTGGCCATCATAGCATCCACATTGGATTCGCTGCTTGATCTTCTCTCTGGTTTCATATTATGGTTTACAGCTTTCTCCATGCAGACACCAAACCCATATCAATATCCTATTGGAAAGAAACGTATGCAGCCGTTG GGAATCCTTGTTTTTGCTTCTGTCATGGCGACTTTGGGACTGCAGATAATTCTGGAGTCTATGCGTACACTAATATCTGAT GAGTCTGATTTCAACCTTACCAAGGAGCAGGAGAGATGGGTTGTTGGGATTATGGTCTTTGTGACTTTGGTGAAACTAGTTTTAATGTTGTATTGCCGGTCTTTTACCAATGAGATTGTGAAAGCATATGCCCAGGATCATTTCTTTGATGTTATCACAAACATAATTGGTCTCATTGCAGCATTGCTTGCTAACTACATCACCGACTGGATAGATCCCGTTGGAGCTATGATT CTCGCACTGTATACCATTCGAACTTGGTCAATGACTGTATTGGAGAATGTGAACTCTCTCGTCGGCAAGTCAGCTGCACCAGAATATCTACAGAAGCTGACTTACCTTTGCTGGAATCATCACAAGGCCGTAAGGCATATAGATACCGTGAGGGCTTATACATTTGGTTCTCACTACTTTGTTGAAGTTGATATCGTCCTGCCTGCGGACATGCCTTTGCAAGAGGCACATGATATTGGCGAGTCGTTGCAGGAGAAGCTTGAACTATTGCCTGAGATTGAGCGGGCCTTCGTTCATCTTGACTACGAATACAGCCACAAACCTGAACATGCACAGGCATACCAATAG
- the LOC104121267 gene encoding metal tolerance protein 11 isoform X2 — translation MLEGFNEMDTLTDRGFVPGMSKEEREKTARNETFAIRISNVANMVLFAAKVYASVKSGSLAIIASTLDSLLDLLSGFILWFTAFSMQTPNPYQYPIGKKRMQPLGILVFASVMATLGLQIILESMRTLISDESDFNLTKEQERWVVGIMVFVTLVKLVLMLYCRSFTNEIVKAYAQDHFFDVITNIIGLIAALLANYITDWIDPVGAMILALYTIRTWSMTVLENVNSLVGKSAAPEYLQKLTYLCWNHHKAVRHIDTVRAYTFGSHYFVEVDIVLPADMPLQEAHDIGESLQEKLELLPEIERAFVHLDYEYSHKPEHAQAYQ, via the exons ATGCTCGAGGGCTTCAATGAAATGGACACCTTGACTGATCGTGGTTTTGTACCTGGGATGTCAAAG GAAGAGAGGGAAAAAACTGCTAGAAATGAAACATTTGCCATTAGGATATCAAATGTTGCAAACATGGTTCTCTTTGCTGCTAAAGTATATGCATCAGTCAAGAGTGGTTCATTGGCCATCATAGCATCCACATTGGATTCGCTGCTTGATCTTCTCTCTGGTTTCATATTATGGTTTACAGCTTTCTCCATGCAGACACCAAACCCATATCAATATCCTATTGGAAAGAAACGTATGCAGCCGTTG GGAATCCTTGTTTTTGCTTCTGTCATGGCGACTTTGGGACTGCAGATAATTCTGGAGTCTATGCGTACACTAATATCTGAT GAGTCTGATTTCAACCTTACCAAGGAGCAGGAGAGATGGGTTGTTGGGATTATGGTCTTTGTGACTTTGGTGAAACTAGTTTTAATGTTGTATTGCCGGTCTTTTACCAATGAGATTGTGAAAGCATATGCCCAGGATCATTTCTTTGATGTTATCACAAACATAATTGGTCTCATTGCAGCATTGCTTGCTAACTACATCACCGACTGGATAGATCCCGTTGGAGCTATGATT CTCGCACTGTATACCATTCGAACTTGGTCAATGACTGTATTGGAGAATGTGAACTCTCTCGTCGGCAAGTCAGCTGCACCAGAATATCTACAGAAGCTGACTTACCTTTGCTGGAATCATCACAAGGCCGTAAGGCATATAGATACCGTGAGGGCTTATACATTTGGTTCTCACTACTTTGTTGAAGTTGATATCGTCCTGCCTGCGGACATGCCTTTGCAAGAGGCACATGATATTGGCGAGTCGTTGCAGGAGAAGCTTGAACTATTGCCTGAGATTGAGCGGGCCTTCGTTCATCTTGACTACGAATACAGCCACAAACCTGAACATGCACAGGCATACCAATAG